The genomic region CGCCACCGGCACCTCCTCGGCCATGCACTCGACGAGGATCCGCCCGACCGGCACCCGCCAGCCCTGGTAGGCCGTCACCGCGTCCAGCGTCCAGAGCCCCACCTCGACGAGCACGCCACGCTCGTGCAGGGCGGCTGCGACCGCCTCGGCACCCGGCTCGTGGGCGTTGACCGAGGCGAAGTCGGGCAGCACCGACCAGGCCCGGACAGCGGCCACCCGGTCGGCCGGATCGGGTTCGATCCAGGCGCCGGTGCTCACCCCCACAGGCAACCCCGGCTGGGCGGCGCGGATCGCGGTGAGCGCATCGGCGATCACCGCGGGACGCAGCGACTCGGCGCCGGAGGCGTCACGGGGATGGACGTGCACGGCCGCGACGCCGAGCGCCGCGCAGCGGGCCGCGTCGGCCGCCAGCTCCGCCGGGGTGACCGGCACGGCCGGGTGGTCGTCCCGGCTGCGCCCGCCGTTCAGACACGCCTTCAACATCCGTGCCACACCTTTCGGCACCATCTCGCGTCGCTCACTCGACCGGTCGGTTGTCGCGGTCCAGTTCACCTTCGGCGTCGGCGAGCGCGTCGGCGTCTATCTGCTCGGCGAACTCGGCAGCCTCGGCGCTCTGCGCGGCAAGCGCGTCCTTCACCGCGCGGATCGCCACACCGGGCGGGTAGCCCTTGCGGGCCAACATTCCCACCAGCCGGCGGAAGACCGCGTCGGGCTCACCACGGGCGGTACGCAGCTTGCGGTCCACCAGGGCGCGGGCGGTCGCCGCCTCGGTCTCCTCGTCCAGCTCACCCAACGCTTCGGTGGCCACCTCGCCGTCCACGCCCTTCTGGCGCAGCTCGTTGGCGAGCGCCCGCCGGGCCAGGCCACGCCCGGTGTGTCGGCTCGACACCCAGGCACGGGCGAAGGCGGCGTCGTCGATGATGCCGACCTCGTCGTACCGGTCGAGCACCTCGGCCGACACCTGCTCGGAGATGCCCCCCTTGGCCAGTGCCCCGGCCAGCTCGGCACGGGTGCGGGGCCGGACGGCGAGCTGGCGCAGGCAAATCTCCCGGGCCACCTCGGACTCGTCGCGCGGTGTGGGCGCAGGCTCGTCCGCCTGCTGTTCGGCCGCCCGGCGCCCCCGGCGGGGGCGCGGCGAATCGGCGGCGTCGCCCGTACGGGGTGGACTGGCATCCCAGCCCCGCCCCGTACGGGCGCGTCGTCCTGCCATGGGTCAGCGACCGGTCAGAAGTCGACCGGCGGCAGCTCCGGGCCACCGGCGGCGTCACCCGCGCCGACACCGACGCCGAGCTTCTCCAGGATCTTCTTCTCGATCTCGGCCGCGACGTCCGGGTTTTCCTTCAGGAACTCCCGGGCCTTCTCCTTGCCCTGGCCGAGCTGGTCACCGTCGTACGTGTACCACGCACCGGACTTGCGGATGATCGCCTGCTCCACGCCGACGTCGATCAGCGAGCCCTCGCGCGAGATGCCCTTGCCGTACATGATGTCGAACTCGGCCTGCTTGAACGGGGCCGCCACCTTGTTCTTGACGACCTTGACCCGGGTACGGTTGCCGACCACGTCGGTGCCGTCCTTGAGGCTCTCGATGCGTCGCACGTCGAGCCGGACCGAGGCGTAGAACTTCAGCGCCCGACCACCGGTGGTGGTCTCCGGGCTGCCGAACATGACGCCGATCTTTTCCCGCAGCTGGTTGATGAAGATCGCCGTGGTGCCGGTGTTGCTGAGCACACCGGTGATCTTGCGCAGTGCCTGGCTCATCAGCCGGGCCTGGAGGCCCACGTGGCTGTCGCCCATCTCGCCCTCGATCTCGGCGCGCGGCACCAGGGCCGCCACCGAGTCGATCACGATGATGTCGATCGCGCCGGAGCGGATCAGCATGTCCGCGATTTCCAACGCCTGCTCACCGGTGTCCGGCTGGGAGACGAGCA from Micromonospora profundi harbors:
- a CDS encoding 3-keto-5-aminohexanoate cleavage protein; translation: MLKACLNGGRSRDDHPAVPVTPAELAADAARCAALGVAAVHVHPRDASGAESLRPAVIADALTAIRAAQPGLPVGVSTGAWIEPDPADRVAAVRAWSVLPDFASVNAHEPGAEAVAAALHERGVLVEVGLWTLDAVTAYQGWRVPVGRILVECMAEEVPVALADAGRILAATAVGEATSAAGPPVLLHAEGPATWAVLAEAVSRGLHTRIGMEDTFLLPDGARASGNAALVTAALGHVRAGGVGDGHRGIRFDVRRRLGWDRSGRCRVGLARR
- a CDS encoding regulatory protein RecX — translated: MAGRRARTGRGWDASPPRTGDAADSPRPRRGRRAAEQQADEPAPTPRDESEVAREICLRQLAVRPRTRAELAGALAKGGISEQVSAEVLDRYDEVGIIDDAAFARAWVSSRHTGRGLARRALANELRQKGVDGEVATEALGELDEETEAATARALVDRKLRTARGEPDAVFRRLVGMLARKGYPPGVAIRAVKDALAAQSAEAAEFAEQIDADALADAEGELDRDNRPVE
- the recA gene encoding recombinase RecA, encoding MAAGPDREKALDLALAQIDKQFGKGSVMRLGDRPVVQTAIIPTGSIALDVALGIGGLPRGRVVEIYGPESSGKTTVALHSVASAQRLGGIAAFIDAEHALDPEYAKALGVDTDAMLVSQPDTGEQALEIADMLIRSGAIDIIVIDSVAALVPRAEIEGEMGDSHVGLQARLMSQALRKITGVLSNTGTTAIFINQLREKIGVMFGSPETTTGGRALKFYASVRLDVRRIESLKDGTDVVGNRTRVKVVKNKVAAPFKQAEFDIMYGKGISREGSLIDVGVEQAIIRKSGAWYTYDGDQLGQGKEKAREFLKENPDVAAEIEKKILEKLGVGVGAGDAAGGPELPPVDF